The window CGAGCGGTAATCGGCCATGGCGTCCATCCAATCGAAGGCCCGGCCGTCCTCGAAATCGAAGGCGCCAAACACGCGGCCTTCCGAGAACCCGTCGTTGTAACCGTCGTCCCAGCCGCCGTCGCCCAACTCGACATGGGTATCGCTTCCAAGGAACGTCAGGTATCCCGAATAAAACGCGGCGTCGTATCCTTCACTGAATCCAATGGTGAACGCGAAGTCGTAGCAGACGAAATAACCATCGTTGTAGGCGTACCAGATGCCGTCGTAATAGCCGCGATCGTAGTCGGGCGACTGCGGATTGGGAATATCGCCGCCCTGATAATAGAGGGGCGTGTTCGATCGGGTATCGTAACTGTCGTCGAAGCCTTTCCAGTACCATTCGTCGTTGGCGAATCCCGCAAGAAAGCCCCGCTGGTAGTCTTCGGAGTGCGACGACGCCACCACGGTAAGCATGGCCGGCTGGGAAACGGCCTTTCCGTGGGCGTTCGACACTTCGCAAATGTATTGGCCCGCGTACAGGCCGTTGACCGGCGGTGTGGTGTAGGTAGCCAAATTGGCCGCCCAGAGTTCCGCACCGTCTTTTTTCCACTGGTACGACAAGGGCCATGCGCCGATCGCCACACAGGTGAACGAAGCCACATTGCCCGCCTCGACGGTCTGCGACTGGGGTTGGATCAAGATAACCGGCACATCGGGACAGCCCGCCGATAGAAGGGCCGCCACCCCCGCCAACAACAGATTAAACAGACTGAATCCGCGGCTGTTTATTCGCTGAATCCAATACGTTCCACTTGCAATAGGTTCGTTTTTTCCATTCATGTTTCTCACGGC is drawn from Candidatus Hydrogenedentota bacterium and contains these coding sequences:
- a CDS encoding immunoglobulin domain-containing protein; translated protein: MNGKNEPIASGTYWIQRINSRGFSLFNLLLAGVAALLSAGCPDVPVILIQPQSQTVEAGNVASFTCVAIGAWPLSYQWKKDGAELWAANLATYTTPPVNGLYAGQYICEVSNAHGKAVSQPAMLTVVASSHSEDYQRGFLAGFANDEWYWKGFDDSYDTRSNTPLYYQGGDIPNPQSPDYDRGYYDGIWYAYNDGYFVCYDFAFTIGFSEGYDAAFYSGYLTFLGSDTHVELGDGGWDDGYNDGFSEGRVFGAFDFEDGRAFDWMDAMADYRSGTDLYFQEVNVGTGEYGPVELYVYGTDPAGKKARAVRGDAAKSHAISYRPLTADEQALFNKKPAKSPRSSRTLTLTTTWLQRIEAYRGTITGTR